The genomic window TCAAAATTTCCGTGCCGGTCACCATTGCCGATGGGACCCGTGTCGTCATCGGCATCCGCCCGGAAAACATGAATGCAGGCTCCGGCGCAAAACTGACTGTCACCCCCCATCTGATCGAAGATCTGGGGGGCAGCCAGATTGCCTATTGCAGAACACCGGGTGGCGCAAAACTGACGGTTCAATATCCGGCGGATGCGGACATCACGCCGGATGTTCCGGTTGACCTCGTGATATCGGCAGAGGCGATTCAGGTGTTTGATGAGGAGACCGGCGCGCGGATCAGGTGAAGCGGTTTGCGTTTGATCTGAATCGAAAACCGCTCCAGGGGCCGGAAAACGCGCGTTTTCCACTGGTTTTCCTCAAGGAAAACGGCTTCGGGCGACAGGTAAATGCCCCCGCATGCCCCTTCCGCCCGGCGGCCCCGCCGGGCAGGGCCCGGCCCTCCACGCAAAATATATGTGGTGCAGAGTTTCAGACCCGCGCTATCGCATTCGGCGTGACCGCATGGGCCGGATTTATGCCTGGGCCAGCCTCGGCATTTTCATCGGTTCGGATTTCAGGAAACCCTGCACCATTTCCTGAAGCATGGCCTGTTTCACGGCCGCTGCCTCCGGCTCGGACCAGAGATTGCGCAATTCTCTCGGGTCGCGGTCAAGATCGAACAGCTCCCCCTCCCCGCCCTCGCGATAGACGCTGATCTTGTGGCGCGCATTCACATAGCTGACCACATGGGGCATGCGCGGGTTATGGCGGTTTTCGCAGATCGCGAAATCCCGTGCGCAGGCGGCCTGCCCCGTCCAGACATCCAGTTGCGATACGCCCTGAAGATTATCCGGCGCCCCCAGACCGGCGGCCTCCAGAAAACTTGGCGTCAGATCAACAAGGCTCTGGATCGCCTCGCTGACCTGCCCCTGCGGGACCTTGCCGGGCCAGGACACGATGAACGGAATGCGCAGCATGTCTTCATAGTGAAACGGCCCCTTGGCCACCAGACCGTGCTGCCCCAGAAAATGCCCGTGATCGGTGGTGAACACGATCAGCGTCTCATCGGCGATGCCAAGATCGTCGAGATGATCCAGAATCCGGCCGACCTCCTGATCAAGGAAGCTCATCATGCCGTAATAGACCGCCATATCCTTTTTCAGCTCATCATGGGGGTAAAGATGGCTGGCGCAGCCATGGGCCTCATGCGGGTCATGCCAGGCGGAAAAATCCGGGTCCTGTTCCTGGGTCATGGCGAAATGCGGCGGGTTGCGGTCATGTTCTCCCGGCACCAGCGCGCCGGGTTTCATATCATCCGGGTCATACATTGAGGCCCAGGGCTCCGGCACCGTATAGGGCGGGTGCGGGTCCGGGAAACTGGTCCAGAGGAAGAACGGCGCCTCTTCCGCAACAGCGGCCTTGATGAACGCGCAGGAGCGTTCCCCAATCCACGGGGTGTAATGCAGCGCCTCGGGCAGCGCCCAGTGACGATCCTGCCGGGCCCAATAGGGCGCGCCTGCGGCCTGTTTCGGGGCATGGCTGGCGCTGACACCCGGCAGCGGCTGGAAATAGTCCTGCCAGTCGGTCAGGCCCCTGTCTTCCATCCAGGCCGCATAATGCTGCCCGACATGGGATTCATCGGCGTGGTTGCGCACAAGCTCCACATGGTCGAACCCGTAATGGGGGCCATTGAAGCCGCGCCAGAAGGGGATATCGCGCAGGGTCGGCTGCCGCTCAAGGCTGTCCCCGGCAAGGGGCTGGAAATGCGCCTTGCCGATCAGGCCGGTCTTATAGCCCGCCTCTGACAGATGCCCGCCAAGGGTCGGCACCTCTTCGGGCAGTTTGACCCCGATGGTCCAGGCCCCGTGCTGCGAGGGGTAAAGCCCGGTGATGATACTGGCGCGCGACGGCGTGCAGACAGGGCTTGGGCAATAGGCCCGGTCAAACCGGGTTCCACGCGCGCAAAGCCGGTCGAGATTTGGGGTTTTGATCTTGTCATTCACCACGCCAAGCGCCGAGAAATGCTGCTGATCCGTGGTGATCAGGAGAATATTTGGTCGCTTCATACCCTGACTGCCCCTTGCCTAACCCTTGACCGCCCCTGCAAGGCCGTTGACGAAATAGCGTTGCAGAAGAATGAACAGAACGACGATCGGAATGATCGAGATGGTTGCCGCGGCCGCCATGCCGGACCAGTCGATAAACTGCTCCCCCTTGAAGGCGTAGATGCCGACCGACAGCGTTCGGATCGCCGGGTTGGCAAGGGTGATGACAAGCGGCAGCAGGAAATCATTCCAGGCGTGCAGCACCTGCATGATCACCACGGTCACCACAATCGGGCGCGCCAGCGGCAGCATCACATACCAGAATATCCTGAAGAAACTGACCCCCTCGACCCGCGCGGCCTCTTCCAGTTCGTCAGGCAACTGGCTGAAATATCCCGCGAACAGCAGAACGAAAATCACCATCGCATGGCCAGAGGTCGCAATGGTGAGACCAATCAGGTTGGAGGACAGGCCCAAAGCGCTGAGCAGTTCGAAAATCGGGATGATGGTGAAGCCCTGCGGCATGAACACCGTGGCGACAAAGCCCAGGAACAATATGTTGCGGCCCGGAAACCGGTAACGGCCCAGGACATAGCCCATGGTGGCGGTGCAGAATGTCACGATCACAACCGAGCCCAGGGTGACGAAAAGCGTATTGAAGAAATAGCGGCCCATATTGGCCTCGACCCAGGCGCGGCTGTAGTTTTCCCAGACGATCTCCTGCGGGACGAGACCGGTGCCGGCGAAAATCTCACCCGTTGATTTGAGACTGGTCGAGATCATCCACAGGAACGGATAGATCCAGATCAGGCACAAACAGGTAAGGCCAAGGCTGACCAGCGCCACCCGGGCCGTGGGCCGGTGACTGCCAAAGAGGATGCGGCGCGGGCTGAGAGCGGCAGGAAGCTTCATGCGGTCTGCCCCCGGCGGGTGCGGCGCGCAATCACCGCCTGCAACAGTGTCAGCGCCAGCACCACAAGCCCGAAAAACACGCCTGCGGCCGCCGCATAGCCAAGTTCGGGGATCGACCCGTCGCCGGTGGCAAAGGCCTTGCGGTAGACGAAAATCTCCATCACCTCCGAGGCGAAGAACGGGCCGCCATTTGTCATCGACATGATCAGCGGAAAGACGTTGAGCGCCGCGACTGCGGAAATCAGCAGGATCATCACCGCAAAGGGCGCGACGATGGGCAGGATCACATACCAGATCAGCCGGGCGCCCTTGCAATTGTCGAGGCGCGCGGCCTCATACACATCCGATGGCACGGTCTGCAGCGCGGCCAGCCAGTAGATCACCGTGATGCCCAGCCATTTCCAGACATAGACCCCGATCACCGAGGGCATGACCGTGTCGGATGAGCCCAGAAAATCCACCGGGCGCGCAATCAGGCCGATATCCAGCAAGAACCCGTTGATCGGCCCGTTGAACGGCGACAGCATGAAGGTCCAGACAATGCCGATCACCGCCACCGGCGTGACCACCGGCAGAAAGATGAAGGTGCGGAACAGGTTGGACAGTTTCAGCAACCGGTCGTTGAGGATGACCGCAAGCACAAGCCCAAGGATCATCTGAATGGGCACGGTGCCCAGCAGAAAGACCAAGGACCGGGAAAACGCCGCCCAGAAAAACGGGTCGCTCATCAACCGGGTGAAATTCGCAAAGCCGACAAAAACCTTGTCGGCGTTAAAGCCCGACCAGTCCTGCATCGCGAAAAACACGGCGGCCACAATCGGGTAGAAGACAAACATGCCGCCCAGCACCAGCCCCGGCAGCAGCATCAGATACTGATGGCGATAGCGGTGAATGAAGGTGCGACGCCGCATGGGAACACTCTGCTGAATAGCGGTGAAAAGTCAAAAAAGGGGGGTGCTGCGTCTGCACAGCACCCCCCAGAGGGAGAACGTATCAGTAATCCGACGCGCCGAAATCGACATCCGGGTTCCAGTTCGAGAAGACCAGATCAGACCGGTCAACCTGCGCGCCCGCAGCGCCTGCTTCTGCAAAAGCGGCATCAAGCGCTGCGTTATAGCGGTCTTTCAGGGCGCTCATCTGTTCGCGCACACCGGTCAGTTCACCGGCGACAAGGCCTTGCACGGTCCGGGCGAAATTGACCTCGGGCGCCTGGAAGGCCCCGATGACCTGGGCAATGTCGCTGTTGCCGACAACCGGGTTCGGCCCCACGCGGATCTGTTCATTGAACATGTTGAGCGCGAATTTGGACCGGTCCGACATATCCGCATGTTCAAGCGCCTCGGGGAAGATCGGCGGGTCGCCCGCGCCGACGATATTGGCCCAGGCGGTCTGCCCCTCCAGCGTGCCGAGATAGTGGAAGATATCGCCCACAATCGCCCCGTTCGGCGAGTTTTTGTACATGAACATCGTGTTCGGCGCCAAAGCCCCCTGCCCGATGGTCAGCTTGCCGGTCGGGCCTTCATCGGGGACCGGGCCCGAGGCGACACCGAAATCATAATCGGGATGTTCCCCTTCCCATCCGCCGATATTCCACGGGCCCTGCAGGATCATGCCCGCCGCCCCCTGCGGCATGAAGGCCCGCGCCTGCGGTGCATTCATGCTCATCACCCCGGGGAAGATGCTGCCATCGGCCTGCATCGCGATCAGAAGCTCCACCGCGCCGATATATTCGTCGCTGTCGAACACATATTCCCCGGTGCGGAAGTCGATATCGGCCTCGACCACACTGTCCCCGCCAGCACTTGCGCCCGCCATGCGGCCCATATTGCGCACGGTCTGCGCCCAGCGGCCCAGTTGCGAGCCGCCGATGATGAACCCGTAATAGCGCCCTGCCCCGGCCTCGGTGATCTTGCGGGCCGCGTCGCGGAACCCGCTCCAGGTCAGGGGCTGATCTTCCGGGGCATACCCGGCGGCCTCCATATAGGCGCGGTTGAACAGAAGATGTGTGCCGTAGCGCTTGTTCGAGGTGAAAGGCAGGCCATAGGTCTTGCCGTCAAACTCGTTGATCCCGGGCAGGAACGCGCCCTGCGGGAACCCGGCTTTCCATGCCTCGATATCCGGAATGAAATCATCATAGGGCTGCACCCAGTCCTGGGCGACGGCATCGGCCGGGTTGATGTTCTGCGGCAGGGCAAACACGTCATGGGCCGTGTCGTTGCGCACCCCAAGCGGCACGACCTGCGCGATCTCGTTCCAGGGCAGCGGATCATAGATGATCTCCACCCCCCGCGCCTGGGCATATTCCGCAAAGAACTGGCGATAGAACACCGCTTTCTGATCGCCGCTGTCGATCCAGCGCAACGAGGCGCCCGATGCGATATCATTGATCGCCGCCGGTATCCCCTGCGCCATGGCCGGGCCAAGGCCGAACCCGGCGCCAAGACCCAATGCGGCGGCCCCCGCTGTAGATGATTGCAGGAAATGGCGGCGCGACAGGCCGCGCATACGCGTGATAGACATGATGAATCCTCCCCGGTTCAACCTTTATGTTGCGGCAACAGTGACAGGGGTCACCATTAAACACCAGTTGACAGAATGGTGTAATTGATAACAAAAACTTATCAATATGTTTGACAACCTGGAAAACCTCACCCGCCTTGTCGCCGTTGTGGACCATGGCACGTTGCACAAAGCAGCAGAACATCTGGGGCTGACGCAACCGGCCATCACCCGCAGCATCAAACTGCTGGAACGCAGCGCCGCCGCGCCCTTGTTCGACCGGCACGGACGCGGTGTGCACCTGACCCCCCTGGGGGAACGTGTCACGGAACACGCCCGCAGCATCCTGCGCGAATGCGCCTTCGCCCGGACCGATGTCGCCACATTGCGCGATGGGGAAAGCGGCCATCTGAACATCGCCGGTGCCCCGGTCTGGATGTCCTCTATCCTGCCCGGTGCGGTCGCACAGATGCAGCGCGCCTATCCAAGGCTGACCCTCGCCATGCGATCCCTGAGCTATACCGAGGCGATCCCCCTGCTGCATAGTGGCGAGATCGACATCTTCTGCGGCGGGTTTCAGCGCCAGGAAGGGTTGTCCTCGTTTCTGGTCCGCACCCCCATATTCACATCCAGCCTTACCGTTGTCGCCCGCAAGACCCATCCGATCCATGCCCTTCCCGGGATCGGGGCGCAGGACCTGCTCGACTGTTCCTGGCTGTCTTATCAAAGCGATGTCGCCTATCTGGATATGATCATGGAGATGATCGCCGCCGAGACCGGCAAGAAAAAGCAGGCGGACCTGCATTGCGAGAACATGTTGACGGCGCTTGAGCTGTTGCGGCGCGGGGATTATCTGTCCTTCCTGCCAAGCAGCTTCATCACCTCCAGCTTCGGGGCCGGGATCAGCGCGGTCGCGACACAGGCCGCAAAAGCCTCGTTCCAGTCCGGCATGATCTATCGCCGCAGCCTCAGCGGCAGCGCGCCGTTCACATTGCTATGCGATCTGGCCGACAGACAGATCCGCGCGCTTGGCTTTCACAAAGAGGCGTGACCGCCCGAAAAGCCCGGTTGTTGCAAACGTCAGTGTTTCAGAAAGGCCGCGCGTGAATAACCGGGAGAACTCACAGCCAAGCCCGGCACGGACCGAGCGGACCGACCGGATTACAGAGAGGACCGGATTGCAGAGAGATCGTATAATAAATGCGCAATCTGCACGCACCTTCCGGGGGAACGGATCGGATGGCTGCAAAATACTTGACTAGTCAACTGGTCGAATCTTTCATAATCGGATGCAACAACCCGATTCCTCCCACAGATATCAGCAACTTGCCGATGTGATCCGCAGCGACATCCTGAACGGCACCTATGCTTCCGGGGATCGTCTTCCCTCTGAACAGGAACTCTGCCGCATCTACGCGATCAGCCGGGGAACGGTGGTCAAGGCCTTTGACCTGCTGGTGAAAGAAGGCGTCGCCGTGCGGCGCCAGGGGGCGGGCACATTTGTGACCCGCACCTCTTTGCGCCGCGAACCCGGGCGATTGATGAGCTTTTCGCAAACCGTCGCGGCCCAGGGAAAGCAGGCCACCCAGAAAATTCTGTCGATGAAACCGGCCAGCGAGACGCAATGCAATTCCGTCGGCTGTTTCGAACCTGCGGTCTGCCTGACACGGTTGCGACTGGTGGATGATATCGCCAGTTCCCTGCATGTGTCGGTCATCCCGAACACCGTGATGGACAAAATTCCGCCCGCCTATGCCAGCCGCATGACCGATCGGGGCATCACGGATTTCTCTCTTTATGCGGCATTCGAGGCGGGAGGGATTCAGGTCACCAATGCCGAAGAAAAAATCACCTCCCGCCTTGCCTTGCCGAACGAGATGCAAGCCCTGTCGATGCCCCCGCCAGCGGCCGTGATGGTCGTCAACCGGCGCAGCACGGATCGCTTTGGCCGCCTGATCGAAGTGACAG from Rhodophyticola sp. CCM32 includes these protein-coding regions:
- a CDS encoding carbohydrate ABC transporter permease, whose protein sequence is MKLPAALSPRRILFGSHRPTARVALVSLGLTCLCLIWIYPFLWMISTSLKSTGEIFAGTGLVPQEIVWENYSRAWVEANMGRYFFNTLFVTLGSVVIVTFCTATMGYVLGRYRFPGRNILFLGFVATVFMPQGFTIIPIFELLSALGLSSNLIGLTIATSGHAMVIFVLLFAGYFSQLPDELEEAARVEGVSFFRIFWYVMLPLARPIVVTVVIMQVLHAWNDFLLPLVITLANPAIRTLSVGIYAFKGEQFIDWSGMAAAATISIIPIVVLFILLQRYFVNGLAGAVKG
- a CDS encoding ABC transporter substrate-binding protein, which encodes MSITRMRGLSRRHFLQSSTAGAAALGLGAGFGLGPAMAQGIPAAINDIASGASLRWIDSGDQKAVFYRQFFAEYAQARGVEIIYDPLPWNEIAQVVPLGVRNDTAHDVFALPQNINPADAVAQDWVQPYDDFIPDIEAWKAGFPQGAFLPGINEFDGKTYGLPFTSNKRYGTHLLFNRAYMEAAGYAPEDQPLTWSGFRDAARKITEAGAGRYYGFIIGGSQLGRWAQTVRNMGRMAGASAGGDSVVEADIDFRTGEYVFDSDEYIGAVELLIAMQADGSIFPGVMSMNAPQARAFMPQGAAGMILQGPWNIGGWEGEHPDYDFGVASGPVPDEGPTGKLTIGQGALAPNTMFMYKNSPNGAIVGDIFHYLGTLEGQTAWANIVGAGDPPIFPEALEHADMSDRSKFALNMFNEQIRVGPNPVVGNSDIAQVIGAFQAPEVNFARTVQGLVAGELTGVREQMSALKDRYNAALDAAFAEAGAAGAQVDRSDLVFSNWNPDVDFGASDY
- a CDS encoding LysR family transcriptional regulator codes for the protein MFDNLENLTRLVAVVDHGTLHKAAEHLGLTQPAITRSIKLLERSAAAPLFDRHGRGVHLTPLGERVTEHARSILRECAFARTDVATLRDGESGHLNIAGAPVWMSSILPGAVAQMQRAYPRLTLAMRSLSYTEAIPLLHSGEIDIFCGGFQRQEGLSSFLVRTPIFTSSLTVVARKTHPIHALPGIGAQDLLDCSWLSYQSDVAYLDMIMEMIAAETGKKKQADLHCENMLTALELLRRGDYLSFLPSSFITSSFGAGISAVATQAAKASFQSGMIYRRSLSGSAPFTLLCDLADRQIRALGFHKEA
- a CDS encoding GntR family transcriptional regulator encodes the protein MQQPDSSHRYQQLADVIRSDILNGTYASGDRLPSEQELCRIYAISRGTVVKAFDLLVKEGVAVRRQGAGTFVTRTSLRREPGRLMSFSQTVAAQGKQATQKILSMKPASETQCNSVGCFEPAVCLTRLRLVDDIASSLHVSVIPNTVMDKIPPAYASRMTDRGITDFSLYAAFEAGGIQVTNAEEKITSRLALPNEMQALSMPPPAAVMVVNRRSTDRFGRLIEVTEAIYQSGYYAYEVSLLRGIAHQIPFQIKSKNTPDTDS
- a CDS encoding carbohydrate ABC transporter permease → MRRRTFIHRYRHQYLMLLPGLVLGGMFVFYPIVAAVFFAMQDWSGFNADKVFVGFANFTRLMSDPFFWAAFSRSLVFLLGTVPIQMILGLVLAVILNDRLLKLSNLFRTFIFLPVVTPVAVIGIVWTFMLSPFNGPINGFLLDIGLIARPVDFLGSSDTVMPSVIGVYVWKWLGITVIYWLAALQTVPSDVYEAARLDNCKGARLIWYVILPIVAPFAVMILLISAVAALNVFPLIMSMTNGGPFFASEVMEIFVYRKAFATGDGSIPELGYAAAAGVFFGLVVLALTLLQAVIARRTRRGQTA
- a CDS encoding sulfatase family protein, with product MKRPNILLITTDQQHFSALGVVNDKIKTPNLDRLCARGTRFDRAYCPSPVCTPSRASIITGLYPSQHGAWTIGVKLPEEVPTLGGHLSEAGYKTGLIGKAHFQPLAGDSLERQPTLRDIPFWRGFNGPHYGFDHVELVRNHADESHVGQHYAAWMEDRGLTDWQDYFQPLPGVSASHAPKQAAGAPYWARQDRHWALPEALHYTPWIGERSCAFIKAAVAEEAPFFLWTSFPDPHPPYTVPEPWASMYDPDDMKPGALVPGEHDRNPPHFAMTQEQDPDFSAWHDPHEAHGCASHLYPHDELKKDMAVYYGMMSFLDQEVGRILDHLDDLGIADETLIVFTTDHGHFLGQHGLVAKGPFHYEDMLRIPFIVSWPGKVPQGQVSEAIQSLVDLTPSFLEAAGLGAPDNLQGVSQLDVWTGQAACARDFAICENRHNPRMPHVVSYVNARHKISVYREGGEGELFDLDRDPRELRNLWSEPEAAAVKQAMLQEMVQGFLKSEPMKMPRLAQA